A single genomic interval of Rosistilla ulvae harbors:
- a CDS encoding PSD1 and planctomycete cytochrome C domain-containing protein, giving the protein MNRLCFYVIALRLVVTPTGLQADDAAAPDAQHVAFFNESILPVLKEHCFKCHGGDKEKGGLKLDSRSALIRGGDSGSGIDMDSPEQSILLEAVRFESYEMPPSGKLPDETIELIARWVAMGSPYPADMIGDDDAPVHESPGSRVTDEDRKFWSFQPIQNPPVPATDDADWARTPTDRFILNRLAENGLQPNGEISPRGLLRRVYYDLTGLPPSIEAIQEFEADPSDLAYQKIVDNLLASPEYGERWGRHWMDLVRYAETNSYERDDAKPEVWRFRDYVIDSLNADKPFDDFTREQIAGDEMEFKPERLVATGYHRLGIWDDEPADKELAFYDDMDDIVGTTSQVFLGLTVHCARCHEHKIDPIPHADYYRMLSFFSGLNRLGVRSGDSVRQNSLRPMVPPSQERQYTEAKKRYENERRELEKTIREIEKQVQPDFQPVEHEDFAYQMNREAIVGKRVGKLIDQAKYDQYVAARKRLAEIERNKPAEVGMALCVTEIGSQARPTFVLTRGNPHAPADPVEPGFPEILGGQTPEIPASPNPETSGRRIVLADWLVSESNPMTARVLANRLWQYHFGRGIVRTPNDFGFQGAPPTHPLLLDYLASELIRADWHLKPLHRMLVTSSAYRMSSDSRDEAVAADPTNDFFWRFESRRLSAEEIRDSMLAATGKLNLSKGGPSIYPIIEAEVLAGQSRPGAGWGKSSDAERARRSVYIHIKRSLGVPLLMNFDAADTDFTCPVRFATIQPTQALGMFNSDYLVRQSSDLADLAEREAPAGDAADRVAAALRRVLQRDASEQEIAWGVELMQRLRSEHQVDQRRGLELFCLVALNLNEFIYLD; this is encoded by the coding sequence ATGAACAGACTGTGTTTTTACGTCATCGCTCTACGATTGGTTGTCACGCCGACTGGACTGCAAGCCGACGACGCTGCAGCTCCCGATGCCCAACATGTCGCCTTCTTTAATGAATCGATCCTGCCCGTCCTTAAGGAGCATTGCTTCAAGTGTCACGGCGGCGATAAGGAAAAAGGAGGCCTGAAACTCGATTCGCGATCGGCTCTGATCCGCGGTGGCGACAGCGGTTCGGGGATCGACATGGATTCACCCGAGCAGAGCATTTTGCTGGAAGCGGTCCGCTTCGAATCGTACGAGATGCCGCCGTCGGGCAAGTTGCCCGATGAGACGATCGAATTGATCGCCCGCTGGGTTGCGATGGGGTCGCCCTATCCAGCTGACATGATCGGCGACGACGACGCCCCGGTTCACGAATCTCCCGGCTCGCGCGTCACCGACGAGGACCGCAAGTTTTGGTCCTTCCAACCGATCCAAAATCCGCCGGTTCCAGCGACCGATGACGCGGACTGGGCGCGGACGCCGACCGATCGCTTCATCTTGAATCGTTTGGCTGAAAATGGACTGCAGCCCAATGGCGAGATCTCGCCGCGCGGTCTGCTGCGCCGCGTCTATTATGACCTGACCGGACTGCCTCCAAGCATCGAAGCGATCCAAGAATTTGAAGCCGACCCGAGCGACCTCGCTTATCAGAAGATCGTTGACAACTTGCTCGCTTCGCCCGAATACGGCGAGCGATGGGGGCGGCACTGGATGGATCTGGTTCGCTACGCCGAGACGAACAGCTACGAGCGAGACGACGCCAAGCCCGAGGTCTGGCGTTTCCGCGATTACGTGATCGATTCGCTGAACGCCGACAAACCGTTCGACGATTTTACTCGCGAACAGATCGCCGGCGACGAGATGGAATTTAAGCCGGAGCGTTTGGTTGCGACCGGTTACCACCGACTGGGAATCTGGGACGACGAACCAGCCGACAAAGAGCTTGCGTTTTACGACGACATGGATGACATCGTCGGGACGACCAGCCAGGTCTTCCTGGGACTGACCGTCCATTGCGCTCGCTGCCACGAACACAAGATCGATCCGATCCCGCACGCCGATTATTACCGGATGCTCTCCTTCTTCTCCGGCCTGAATCGGCTGGGAGTTCGCAGCGGCGATTCGGTCCGCCAGAACTCGCTGCGTCCGATGGTTCCGCCCAGCCAAGAGCGTCAATATACCGAGGCGAAGAAGCGTTACGAGAACGAGCGTCGCGAGCTGGAAAAGACGATTCGCGAGATCGAGAAACAGGTGCAGCCCGATTTCCAACCTGTCGAGCACGAGGACTTCGCTTACCAAATGAACCGCGAAGCGATCGTGGGCAAGCGGGTCGGCAAGCTGATCGACCAAGCGAAATACGACCAATACGTCGCTGCCCGGAAGCGGTTGGCCGAAATCGAGCGGAACAAACCCGCTGAGGTGGGAATGGCGTTGTGCGTGACCGAGATCGGTTCGCAAGCTCGCCCGACGTTTGTGCTGACGCGCGGCAATCCGCACGCGCCGGCCGATCCGGTGGAACCTGGCTTCCCCGAAATCTTGGGTGGCCAAACGCCAGAGATTCCTGCCAGTCCGAATCCTGAAACCTCGGGACGCCGAATCGTGCTGGCCGATTGGTTGGTCAGCGAAAGCAATCCGATGACCGCTCGCGTGCTGGCCAACCGGTTGTGGCAATACCACTTCGGCCGCGGGATCGTTCGCACCCCCAACGACTTCGGTTTCCAAGGGGCTCCCCCAACCCATCCGCTGTTGCTCGACTATCTGGCCAGCGAATTGATCCGCGCCGATTGGCATCTGAAACCGCTGCATCGGATGCTTGTCACCAGCAGTGCCTACCGGATGTCATCGGACAGTCGCGACGAAGCGGTTGCCGCCGATCCGACCAACGACTTCTTCTGGCGATTCGAATCGCGACGGTTGAGCGCCGAAGAGATCCGCGACTCGATGCTCGCCGCGACCGGCAAATTGAACCTCAGCAAGGGAGGCCCTAGCATCTACCCGATCATCGAAGCGGAGGTCCTGGCGGGCCAGTCGCGACCGGGAGCCGGTTGGGGCAAAAGCAGCGACGCCGAACGCGCCCGACGCAGCGTTTACATTCACATCAAACGCTCCCTCGGCGTTCCGTTGCTGATGAACTTCGACGCCGCCGATACCGATTTCACCTGCCCCGTCCGTTTTGCAACGATCCAACCGACGCAAGCGTTGGGGATGTTTAACAGCGATTATCTAGTGCGACAATCGTCCGACCTCGCCGATCTTGCAGAGCGTGAAGCTCCTGCGGGAGACGCTGCCGATCGCGTCGCGGCGGCGCTGCGACGCGTGCTGCAACGCGACGCCAGCGAACAAGAGATCGCCTGGGGCGTCGAACTGATGCAACGTCTGCGATCCGAACACCAGGTCGACCAACGCCGCGGCTTGGAACTGTTCTGTTTGGTCGCCTTGAATTTGAACGAGTTTATCTATCTGGACTGA
- a CDS encoding DUF1501 domain-containing protein — protein sequence MTTNNEFCRRTRRQALWEMGCGFTGTALATMLGDSFLGTQSVAADGKTAWENPLAPKQPPLPAKAKSVIFLYMYGGPSHIDTFDYKPAMKGMDNKSIEVKTFGRGGHKNKGRIVEPRWDFKQYGECGKWVSDLFPNLGTCVDDIAFIHSMTADSPIHGSAMLQMNSGRILSGSPCLGSWVNYGLGTVNQNLPGFVVMLDPRGGPISGAKNWSSGFMPAHYQATVMKSNGSPILNLKPQAGMTDALQRDLLDTMRKYNEQHQAARIENTDLAARISSYELAYQMQAAAPDAVDLSKEDARTIDDYGMNDEKSKTFGKQCLMARRLVERGVRCVQIYSGGAHNDDNWDAHNDIAVNHNLHAAETDKPIAALLKDLKQRGMLDSTLVVWGGEFGRQPTAEYEKGTGRDHNAYGFTMWMAGGGIKGGVSVGKTDELGAAAVENRYHVKNLHATILDRLGFDPNHLTYFFGGLDQKLVGVEGAEPIHQVLA from the coding sequence ATGACAACCAACAACGAATTCTGCCGTCGCACTCGCCGTCAAGCTCTTTGGGAAATGGGCTGCGGCTTCACCGGAACCGCATTGGCCACGATGCTTGGCGACTCGTTCCTGGGAACGCAATCGGTCGCTGCCGACGGCAAGACGGCATGGGAAAATCCGCTCGCCCCCAAGCAACCGCCGCTGCCTGCAAAAGCCAAGTCGGTGATCTTCCTGTACATGTATGGCGGCCCCAGCCACATCGATACGTTTGATTACAAACCGGCGATGAAGGGGATGGACAACAAGTCGATCGAAGTCAAAACGTTTGGTCGCGGTGGACATAAGAACAAAGGCCGGATCGTCGAACCGCGTTGGGACTTCAAGCAGTACGGCGAGTGTGGCAAGTGGGTCAGCGATCTGTTTCCCAACTTGGGAACCTGCGTCGACGACATCGCGTTCATCCATTCGATGACCGCCGATTCGCCGATCCACGGGTCGGCGATGCTGCAGATGAACAGCGGCCGAATCCTCAGCGGCAGCCCCTGCCTGGGATCGTGGGTCAATTACGGCCTGGGAACCGTGAATCAAAACCTGCCCGGGTTTGTCGTCATGTTAGACCCGCGAGGCGGACCGATCAGCGGCGCGAAGAACTGGAGCAGCGGTTTCATGCCGGCTCACTACCAAGCGACGGTGATGAAGAGCAACGGATCGCCGATCCTGAACCTGAAACCGCAAGCCGGCATGACCGACGCGTTGCAACGCGACTTGTTGGATACGATGCGGAAGTACAACGAACAACATCAAGCGGCGCGGATCGAAAACACCGATCTGGCAGCAAGGATCAGCAGTTACGAACTGGCTTATCAAATGCAAGCCGCCGCTCCCGACGCGGTCGACCTCTCGAAAGAAGACGCCCGCACGATCGACGATTACGGGATGAACGATGAAAAATCGAAGACCTTTGGCAAGCAGTGTCTGATGGCGCGGCGGCTGGTCGAACGGGGCGTCCGCTGCGTGCAGATCTACAGCGGCGGCGCTCACAACGACGACAACTGGGATGCCCACAACGACATCGCCGTCAACCACAACCTGCACGCGGCGGAGACCGACAAACCGATCGCCGCACTGCTGAAGGACCTCAAGCAGCGCGGGATGCTCGATTCGACACTGGTCGTCTGGGGTGGCGAGTTCGGCCGCCAACCGACCGCTGAATACGAGAAGGGAACCGGCCGGGATCACAACGCCTACGGCTTCACGATGTGGATGGCTGGCGGCGGGATCAAGGGGGGCGTCAGCGTCGGCAAGACCGACGAACTGGGAGCCGCCGCCGTGGAAAACCGCTACCACGTCAAGAACCTGCACGCCACGATCCTCGACCGCCTGGGATTCGATCCCAACCACCTGACCTACTTCTTCGGCGGGCTGGATCAAAAACTGGTCGGCGTCGAAGGAGCCGAACCGATCCACCAAGTGCTAGCCTAG